From the genome of Vigna angularis cultivar LongXiaoDou No.4 chromosome 11, ASM1680809v1, whole genome shotgun sequence, one region includes:
- the LOC108332321 gene encoding uncharacterized protein LOC108332321 produces MSLTSVKMSEEVWLSCLTHALSTETEEIMGLLFGDIQHSKNGNVTALIWGASPQKRSDRRKDRVETDPELLAAATALAERMTIATGTTTRVIGWYHSHPHITVLPSHVDVKTQATYQLLDSGFIGLIFSCFSEDVNKVGRIQVIAFQSYDGRQNQLSGPIPLSLVNRSPIIDIDSSPSSSENLSIRPGYFKAESSLQDTGDSTNSGPSKDGGRSDLGNFFANADANYHPNNSNTNIVDVDPMDMSDSMQEAMHRSNLDTRGAQNVRKEVPLHVVPALSIINLESPLSSYADLQHVLFEEERSAYTQAISQNTRDGKIHPLTFIHHTSTYQASLCKFIEYCLSPAISTLQDRLRDNQIRLSVLSEEAKSLEAESYNRGSEAGTGSPRQVASPTRRGGSSPGLRNLHGSPEPSGSRKVASPGSRSRKGY; encoded by the exons ATGTCGCTAACGAGCGTGAAAATGTCGGAAGAAGTGTGGTTAAGTTGCCTCACTCATGCATTGTCCACTGAAACCGAAGAGATTATGGGTCTTCTTTTTGGGGACATTCAG CATTCGAAAAATGGGAACGTGACTGCATTGATCTGGGGGGCGTCTCCTCAGAAGAGGTCTGATCGGCGAAAGGATCGAGTGGAAACCGACCCTGAGCTCTTGGCCGCTGCAACTGCCCTCGCTGAGCGAATGACCATAGCCACTGGAACTACGACAAGGGTAATTGGTTGGTACCATTCACACCCGCACATTACAGTTCTCCCTTCCCATGTTGATGTAAAAACCCAGGCAACGTACCAGCTTCTTGACTCTGGATTTATTGGCTTGATTTTTTCCTGTTTCAGTGAAGATGTAAACAAG GTTGGAAGAATTCAAGTAATTGCTTTCCAGTCATATGATGGGAGGCAGAATCAGTTATCAGGACCTATACCTTTGTCTCTTGTAAATAGAAGCCCTATTATCGATATCGATTCATCGCCAAGTTCTTCAGAGAATTTATCAATAAGACCTGGTTACTTCAAGGCAGAGAGCTCTTTGCAGGACACTGGTGATTCGACAAATAGTGGTCCTAGTAag GACGGTGGGAGATCAGACTTGGGGAATTTCTTTGCTAATGCTGATGCCAACTACCATCCCAACAATTCAAACACTAACATAGTTGATGTTGATCCCATGGACATGTCAGATAGTATGCAAGAGGCCATGCATCGTTCGAATTTGGACACGAG AGGTGCACAGAACGTAAGAAAAGAAGTTCCCCTTCATGTTGTGCCAGCCTTGTCTATTATCAACCTTGAGTCGCCATTATCATCATACGCAGATCTGCAACATGTACTATTTGAAGAGGAGCGAAGTGCATATACTCAAGCCATCTCACAAAATACGAG GGATGGGAAAATTCATCCTCTGACTTTTATACACCACACTTCTACTTATCAGGCTTCCTTGTGCAAGTTTATTGAATACTG TTTAAGTCCTGCTATAAGTACGCTTCAAGATCGACTGCGAGATAATCAAATTCGG CTATCAGTTCTGAGTGAAGAAGCCAAAAGTCTGGAGGCTGAGTCATATAATAGAGGGAGCGAAGCAGGTACTGGATCTCCTCGTCAAGTTGCATCTCCTACACGCCGAGGAGGTTCCTCTCCTGGTCTGAGAAACTTGCATGGTTCACCTGAACCATCCGGTTCTAGGAAGGTAGCAAGTCCTGGTAGCCGGAGCAGAAAAGGATATTGA
- the LOC108333192 gene encoding late embryogenesis abundant protein 2 codes for MASQNQSYEAGETKGRTEEKTKQTVGNIGDKAQAAKDKAHDMAQSAKDKTQQTAQAAKDKTQQTAQAAKDKTSDTSQAAKEKAQQNKDTVQGKASEMGQSTKESAQSGKDNTQGFLQQTGEMVKGAAQGATEAVKKTLGLDHNDDYNRRN; via the exons ATGGCATCCCAAAACCAAAGCTACGAAGCTGGTGAAACCAAGGGCCGAACtgag GAAAAGACAAAGCAGACTGTGGGCAATATCGGGGATAAGGCCCAAGCTGCAAAGGACAAGGCCCATGATATGGCCCAATCTGCGAAGGACAAGACCCAACAAACAGCCCAAGCTGCGAAGGACAAGACCCAACAAACAGCCCAAGCGGCGAAGGACAAGACTAGCGATACTTCCCAAGCGGCAAAGGAGAAGGCCCAACAGAACAAAGATACTGTTCAAGGTAAGGCCTCAGAGATGGGCCAGTCAACGAAGGAATCGGCCCAATCGGGTAAGGACAACACCCAAGGGTTCCTGCAGCAGACAGGGGAAATGGTGAAGGGTGCGGCCCAAGGTGCTACAGAGGCCGTGAAGAAAACTCTTGGGCTGGACCATAACGATGATTACAATCGCAGAAATTAG
- the LOC108333191 gene encoding uncharacterized protein LOC108333191 has protein sequence MSHAHSHTGSGSRITPEFGKTYVVRPKGKHQATIIWLHGLGDNGLSSSQLLESLPLPNIKWICPTAPTRPVAILGGFPCTAWFDVGELSEDGPDDWEGLDASAIHIANLLSTEPADVKVAVGGFSMGAAIALYSATCFAIGRYGNGIPYPVNLRTVVGLSGWLPGSRSLRNKIEVSHEARRRATSLPILLCHGISDDVILYKYGEKSAQSLCSAGFRYVAFKSYDGLGHYTIPREMDEVCTWLSSKLGLEGSS, from the exons ATGAGTCATGCACATTCTCATACAGGCTCTG GCAGCAGAATCACTCCTGAGTTTGGAAAGACATATGTTGTGAGACCCAAAGGAAAACACCAAGCCACTATAATTTGGTTGCATGGTCTTGGTGACAATGGTTTGAG CTCATCTCAGCTTTTGGAATCCCTTCCTCTTCCAAAT ATAAAATGGATTTGTCCAACTGCCCCCACCCGTCCTGTGGCAATACTTGGTGGTTTTCCCTGCACAGCAT GGTTTGATGTGGGAGAACTTTCAGAAGATGGCCCAGATGATTGGGAGGGTTTGGATGCCTCAGCAATACACATTGCTAACTTGTTGTCAACAGAGCCAGCTGATG TGAAAGTTGCTGTTGGAGGCTTCAGCATGGGTGCAGCAATAGCCCTATACTCTGCAACTTGTTTTGCCATAGGAAGGTATGGAAATGGCATTCCCTACCCTGTCAATCTAAGAACAGTGGTTGGACTAAGTGGTTGGCTTCCAGGATCAAG GAGCTTAAGGAACAAGATAGAAGTATCACATGAAGCAAGAAGACGAGCAACTTCATTGCCCATTTTGTTGTGCCATGGAATCA GTGATGATGTGATCCTTTACAAATATGGTGAAAAATCAGCTCAATCATTATGCTCAGCAGGGTTTCGATATGTTGCATTCAAATCCTATGATGG GCTTGGTCATTACACAATTCCTAGAGAGATGGATGAAGTTTGCACTTGGCTTAGTTCAAAGTTGGGGCTTGAAGGATCCTCATAA
- the LOC108333075 gene encoding cytochrome c oxidase subunit 5b-2, mitochondrial-like gives MVAIHIDSVSEYLCSWCLEGDRRKREERHFLRSITLIMLRRFLSHSNLKSLHTALSPSRPRFAAPLLTRHVTAQSGASSVRKRVEDVVPIATGHEREEIQASLEGRDILEINHPEGPFGTKEAPAIVKSYFDRRIIGCPGGEGEDEHDVVWFWLENGKPHECPVCSQYFELKVVGPGGDPYGHGDHH, from the exons ATGGTTGCGATTCATATTGATAGTGTGAGCGAGTATTTGTGCAGTTGGTGTTTGGAAGGAGACAGAAGAAAACGAGAAGAACGCCATTTCCTCAGATCGATAACCCTAATCATGTTGCGGAGATTCCTCTCTCATTCCAATCTCAAATCTCTACACACGGCGCTCTCACCTTCTCGTCCCCGATTCGCCGCTCCTCTCCTCACCCGCCACGTCACTGCTCAATCAG GCGCTTCTTCCGTTAGAAAGAGGGTCGAAGATGTCGTGCCAATTGCTACCGGCCACGAGCGTGAGGAGATTCAGGCCAGTCTCGAG GGAAGGGATATTCTTGAAATCAACCATCCTGAAGGTCCTTTCGGCACAAAG GAAGCCCCTGCTATTGTTAAATCTTACTTTGACAGAAGGATAATTGGATGCCCAGGAGGTGAAGGTG AAGATGAGCATGATGTTGTATGGTTTTGGCTGGAGAATGGCAAGCCTCATGAATGTCCTGTGTGCTCACAGTACTTTGAG CTCAAAGTGGTCGGACCTGGTGGTGATCCTTATGGACACGGCGATCATCATTGA
- the LOC108333177 gene encoding protein DUF642 L-GALACTONO-1,4-LACTONE-RESPONSIVE GENE 2-like gives MKMQKLKLQLLLFLSISSCHVVFSFTDGLLPNGNFEQGPKASELKGSVVTSHDAIPNWTISGMVEYIKSGQKQGDMLLVVPEGDYAVRLGNEASIKQKVKLIKGLFYSITFGAARTCAQEEKLNVSVVPTTEKRDWGIIPIQTMYGSNGWESFTCGFRADFPEGEIVIHNPGKEEDPACGPLIDSVALKVLYPPKRTRANLLKNGNFEEGPYLFPNSSWGALIPPHVEDAHSPLPGWIVESLKAVKYIDSDHFAVPEGKRAIELVAGKESALAQVVITTVGKVYDLTFAVGDANNACEGSMMVEAFAGTDTVQVPYQSKGKGGSVRGKLRFKAVSTRTRLRFLSTFYTMKSDNSGSLCGPVIDDVKLLSVRYPTHA, from the exons ATGAAAATGCAGAAGCTCAAACTGCAACTACTCTTATTCCtctcaatttcatcttgtcACGTTGTTTTCTCTTTCACAGATG GGTTGTTGCCAAATGGGAACTTCGAGCAGGGCCCAAAGGCATCAGAACTGAAGGGATCCGTAGTGACTAGCCACGATGCGATTCCGAACTGGACCATATCGGGGATGGTTGAGTACATAAAATCAGGACAGAAACAGGGTGACATGTTGCTGGTTGTGCCTGAGGGTGACTATGCAGTTAGACTCGGCAATGAAGCTTCCATCAAGCAGAAGGTGAAACTGATCAAGGGGTTGTTCTACTCCATCACGTTCGGTGCTGCTAGAACCTGTGCACAAGAGGAAAAACTCAATGTGTCTGTGGTACCAACCACTGAGAAGAGAGACTGGGGAATCATTCCCATTCAGACTATGTATGGTAGCAATGGTTGGGAGTCTTTCACTTGTGGGTTCAGAGCAGATTTCCCAGAAGGTGAAATCGTCATCCATAACCCTGGCAAAGAAGAGGACCCTGCTTGTGGTCCACTCATCGATTCCGTTGCCCTCAAGGTTTTGTACCCACCCAAAAGAACCAGAG CTAATTTGCTGAAAAATGGAAACTTTGAAGAAGGGCCATATCTGTTTCCTAACTCGTCTTGGGGGGCATTGATCCCACCCCATGTTGAGGATGCTCACAGTCCTTTGCCAGGATGGATAGTGGAGTCTCTTAAGGCTGTGAAGTACATTGATTCAGATCACTTTGCTGTGCCCGAGGGAAAAAGAGCCATTGAACTTGTTGCAGGGAAAGAGAGTGCCCTTGCACAGGTTGTGATCACTACAGTTGGAAAGGTCTATGACCTTACTTTCGCTGTGGGCGATGCCAACAATGCATGTGAAGGTTCCATGATGGTAGAAGCATTTGCTGGCACAGACACTGTCCAAGTTCCATATCAGTCCAAGGGTAAAGGAGGTTCTGTGAGAGGAAAACTTCGGTTCAAGGCTGTGTCAACTCGGACACGTCTTAGGTTCCTAAGCACCTTTTACACCATGAAGAGTGATAACTCTGGCTCGCTCTGTGGACCCGTCATAGATGATGTAAAGTTGCTTAGTGTTCGTTATCCCACACATGCTTGA
- the LOC108333188 gene encoding boron transporter 4-like isoform X3: protein MESLKTPFKGVIKDLQGRALFYKDDWTTGLYSGTRILAPTTYIFFASALPVIAFGEQLSRDTDGSLSTVETLASTAICGIIHSILGGQPLLIVGVAEPTIIMYTYLYNFAKDKGSLGRELFLAWAGWVCVWTALLLFLLAIFNAGNIINRFTRIAGELFGMLITVLFIQEAIKGIVSEFNVPKEGDPTSKKYHFDWLYANGLMGIIFSFGLLYTSLKSRRARSWLYGTGWFRSFVADYGVPFMVVVWTALSFIVPSKVPSGVPRRLTSPLVWESTSLHHWTVIKDMGKVSPSYIFAAFIPAIMIAGLYFFDHSVASQMSQQKEFNLKKPSAYHYDILLLGLTTLLCGLIGLPPSNGVLPQSPMHTKSLAVLKKQMIRRKMVKSAKESINLKASNSEIYGKMQAVFIEMDNCPDNHLVVKELEDLKEVVLNGEDKGHDNKSNFDPEKHIDAYLPVRVKEQRVSNLLQSIFVGASVFGMAVIKKIPTSVLWGYFAYMAIDSLPGNQFWERILLLFVTPSRWHKLLKGDHASYVETVPYRYIVLFTLFQCVYFLVCFGVTWIPIAGILFPLPFFFLITLRQHILPKLFKPHHLRELDAAEYEEIVAAPGLTFNRSSREVESPRVGSVEIVNAEILDELTTNRGELKVRNVSFSEERNRQDLQVHPDETGSPDPTC, encoded by the exons ATGGAAAGCTTAAAAACACCTTTTAAGGGTGTTATAAAGGATCTTCAAGGAAGAGCTTTGTTTTATAAAGATGATTGGACAACTGGTCTCTACTCAGGAACTAG AATATTGGCCCCAACTACCTATATTTTCTTTGCTTCTGCTCTTCCGGTTATTGCTTTTGGCGAGCAGCTAAGTAGAGAtacag ATGGAAGCTTGAGCACTGTAGAAACGCTGGCTTCTACAGCTATTTGTGGAATCATACACTCAATTTTGGGTGGCCAACCTCTCTTAATTGTAGGAGTTGCTGAGCCCACTATCATTATGTACACCTATTTGTACAACTTCGCCAAAGATAAGGGTTCCTTGGGACGAGAACTCTTTTTAGCTTGGGCAGGATG GGTTTGTGTATGGACTGCTCTCTTGTTGTTTCTTCTAGCAATATTCAATGCTGGAAATATCATCAACAGATTTACAAGGATCGCGGGTGAGCTTTTTGGCATGTTGATCACAGTCTTGTTCATTCAAGAGGCTATAAAG GGAATTGTAAGTGAGTTTAATGTTCCTAAAGAGGGAGACCCAACATCGAAAAAGTACCATTTTGATTGGCTGTATGCAAATGGGTTGATGGGAATTATATTCTCCTTTGGCCTTCTCTATACGTCTTTAAAGAGTAGAAGAGCAAGATCATGGTTATATGGCACAG GGTGGTTTAGAAGTTTCGTTGCAGACTATGGAGTACCTTTCATGGTGGTGGTGTGGACAGCACTATCATTCATAGTACCAAGTAAAGTGCCTTCTGGAGTTCCCAGAAGGCTCACCTCTCCTCTTGTTTGGGAGTCTACATCTTTACATCATTGGACAGTAATCAAA GATATGGGGAAGGTTTCTCCGTCATATATTTTTGCTGCTTTTATTCCCGCTATAATGATAGCAGGGCTTTACTTCTTTGACCATAGTGTTGCTTCCCAAATGTCACAACAGAAGGAATTCAATCTCAAGAAACCTTCTGCATACCACTATGACATATTGTTGCTAGGACTAACG aCTTTGCTTTGTGGATTAATTGGCTTACCTCCTTCAAATGGAGTTCTTCCTCAATCTCCAATGCACACCAAGAGCCTGGCTGTTCTCAAGAAACAG ATGATACGAAGAAAGATGGTTAAAAGTGCCaaggaaagcataaatcttaaagCTAGCAATTCTGAAATTTATGGAAAGATGCAAGCAGTGTTTATAGAAATGGATAACTGTCCAGAT AATCATTTAGTGGTCAAAGAACTAGAGGATTTGAAAGAGGTTGTCTTAAACGGTGAAGACAAAGGACATGACAACAAGAGTAACTTTGATCCTGAAAAACACATTGATGCATATTTGCCTGTCAGAGTAAAGGAGCAGAGAGTGAGCAATCTCTTACAATCAATCTTTGTTGGAGCATCAGTCTTTGGCATGGCTGTCATAAAAAAGATACCAACTTCAGTTCTGTGGGGATATTTTGCGTACATGGCCATTGATAGTCTTCCAGGAAATCAATTTTGGGAAAGGATCTTACTCCTTTTTGTAACACCCAGTAGGTGGCACAA GTTGTTGAAGGGGGATCATGCTTCCTATGTCGAGACAGTACCTTACAGATACATAGTATTGTTCACACTCTTCCAATGTGTGTATTTCTTGGTTTGTTTTGGAGTGACATGGATTCCCATAGCTGGAATACTGTTCCCTTTGCCTTTCTTTTTCCTGATCACATTGAGGCAGCATATACTCCCCAAGCTGTTCAAGCCTCACCATCTTAGGGAACTGGATGCAGCTGAATACGAAGAAATAGTTGCTGCTCCAGGACTAACTTTCAATAGGTCTTCCAGG GAGGTAGAATCACCCAGAGTTGGATCAGTGGAAATAGTTAATGCTGAAATATTAGATGAGTTAACTACAAATAGAGGGGAGTTGAAGGTTAGAAATGTCAGCTTTAGTGAGGAAAGAAATCGCCAG GATTTACAGGTGCACCCTGATGAAACAGGATCTCCAGACCCAACTTGTTAG
- the LOC108333188 gene encoding boron transporter 4-like isoform X1 encodes MVVADMESLKTPFKGVIKDLQGRALFYKDDWTTGLYSGTRILAPTTYIFFASALPVIAFGEQLSRDTDGSLSTVETLASTAICGIIHSILGGQPLLIVGVAEPTIIMYTYLYNFAKDKGSLGRELFLAWAGWVCVWTALLLFLLAIFNAGNIINRFTRIAGELFGMLITVLFIQEAIKGIVSEFNVPKEGDPTSKKYHFDWLYANGLMGIIFSFGLLYTSLKSRRARSWLYGTGWFRSFVADYGVPFMVVVWTALSFIVPSKVPSGVPRRLTSPLVWESTSLHHWTVIKDMGKVSPSYIFAAFIPAIMIAGLYFFDHSVASQMSQQKEFNLKKPSAYHYDILLLGLTTLLCGLIGLPPSNGVLPQSPMHTKSLAVLKKQMIRRKMVKSAKESINLKASNSEIYGKMQAVFIEMDNCPDNHLVVKELEDLKEVVLNGEDKGHDNKSNFDPEKHIDAYLPVRVKEQRVSNLLQSIFVGASVFGMAVIKKIPTSVLWGYFAYMAIDSLPGNQFWERILLLFVTPSRWHKLLKGDHASYVETVPYRYIVLFTLFQCVYFLVCFGVTWIPIAGILFPLPFFFLITLRQHILPKLFKPHHLRELDAAEYEEIVAAPGLTFNRSSREVESPRVGSVEIVNAEILDELTTNRGELKVRNVSFSEERNRQDLQVHPDETGSPDPTC; translated from the exons A TGGTGGTTGCAGACATGGAAAGCTTAAAAACACCTTTTAAGGGTGTTATAAAGGATCTTCAAGGAAGAGCTTTGTTTTATAAAGATGATTGGACAACTGGTCTCTACTCAGGAACTAG AATATTGGCCCCAACTACCTATATTTTCTTTGCTTCTGCTCTTCCGGTTATTGCTTTTGGCGAGCAGCTAAGTAGAGAtacag ATGGAAGCTTGAGCACTGTAGAAACGCTGGCTTCTACAGCTATTTGTGGAATCATACACTCAATTTTGGGTGGCCAACCTCTCTTAATTGTAGGAGTTGCTGAGCCCACTATCATTATGTACACCTATTTGTACAACTTCGCCAAAGATAAGGGTTCCTTGGGACGAGAACTCTTTTTAGCTTGGGCAGGATG GGTTTGTGTATGGACTGCTCTCTTGTTGTTTCTTCTAGCAATATTCAATGCTGGAAATATCATCAACAGATTTACAAGGATCGCGGGTGAGCTTTTTGGCATGTTGATCACAGTCTTGTTCATTCAAGAGGCTATAAAG GGAATTGTAAGTGAGTTTAATGTTCCTAAAGAGGGAGACCCAACATCGAAAAAGTACCATTTTGATTGGCTGTATGCAAATGGGTTGATGGGAATTATATTCTCCTTTGGCCTTCTCTATACGTCTTTAAAGAGTAGAAGAGCAAGATCATGGTTATATGGCACAG GGTGGTTTAGAAGTTTCGTTGCAGACTATGGAGTACCTTTCATGGTGGTGGTGTGGACAGCACTATCATTCATAGTACCAAGTAAAGTGCCTTCTGGAGTTCCCAGAAGGCTCACCTCTCCTCTTGTTTGGGAGTCTACATCTTTACATCATTGGACAGTAATCAAA GATATGGGGAAGGTTTCTCCGTCATATATTTTTGCTGCTTTTATTCCCGCTATAATGATAGCAGGGCTTTACTTCTTTGACCATAGTGTTGCTTCCCAAATGTCACAACAGAAGGAATTCAATCTCAAGAAACCTTCTGCATACCACTATGACATATTGTTGCTAGGACTAACG aCTTTGCTTTGTGGATTAATTGGCTTACCTCCTTCAAATGGAGTTCTTCCTCAATCTCCAATGCACACCAAGAGCCTGGCTGTTCTCAAGAAACAG ATGATACGAAGAAAGATGGTTAAAAGTGCCaaggaaagcataaatcttaaagCTAGCAATTCTGAAATTTATGGAAAGATGCAAGCAGTGTTTATAGAAATGGATAACTGTCCAGAT AATCATTTAGTGGTCAAAGAACTAGAGGATTTGAAAGAGGTTGTCTTAAACGGTGAAGACAAAGGACATGACAACAAGAGTAACTTTGATCCTGAAAAACACATTGATGCATATTTGCCTGTCAGAGTAAAGGAGCAGAGAGTGAGCAATCTCTTACAATCAATCTTTGTTGGAGCATCAGTCTTTGGCATGGCTGTCATAAAAAAGATACCAACTTCAGTTCTGTGGGGATATTTTGCGTACATGGCCATTGATAGTCTTCCAGGAAATCAATTTTGGGAAAGGATCTTACTCCTTTTTGTAACACCCAGTAGGTGGCACAA GTTGTTGAAGGGGGATCATGCTTCCTATGTCGAGACAGTACCTTACAGATACATAGTATTGTTCACACTCTTCCAATGTGTGTATTTCTTGGTTTGTTTTGGAGTGACATGGATTCCCATAGCTGGAATACTGTTCCCTTTGCCTTTCTTTTTCCTGATCACATTGAGGCAGCATATACTCCCCAAGCTGTTCAAGCCTCACCATCTTAGGGAACTGGATGCAGCTGAATACGAAGAAATAGTTGCTGCTCCAGGACTAACTTTCAATAGGTCTTCCAGG GAGGTAGAATCACCCAGAGTTGGATCAGTGGAAATAGTTAATGCTGAAATATTAGATGAGTTAACTACAAATAGAGGGGAGTTGAAGGTTAGAAATGTCAGCTTTAGTGAGGAAAGAAATCGCCAG GATTTACAGGTGCACCCTGATGAAACAGGATCTCCAGACCCAACTTGTTAG
- the LOC108333188 gene encoding boron transporter 4-like isoform X2: MVVADMESLKTPFKGVIKDLQGRALFYKDDWTTGLYSGTRILAPTTYIFFASALPVIAFGEQLSRDTDGSLSTVETLASTAICGIIHSILGGQPLLIVGVAEPTIIMYTYLYNFAKDKGSLGRELFLAWAGWVCVWTALLLFLLAIFNAGNIINRFTRIAGELFGMLITVLFIQEAIKGIVSEFNVPKEGDPTSKKYHFDWLYANGLMGIIFSFGLLYTSLKSRRARSWLYGTGWFRSFVADYGVPFMVVVWTALSFIVPSKVPSGVPRRLTSPLVWESTSLHHWTVIKDMGKVSPSYIFAAFIPAIMIAGLYFFDHSVASQMSQQKEFNLKKPSAYHYDILLLGLTTLLCGLIGLPPSNGVLPQSPMHTKSLAVLKKQMIRRKMVKSAKESINLKASNSEIYGKMQAVFIEMDNCPDNHLVVKELEDLKEVVLNGEDKGHDNKSNFDPEKHIDAYLPVRVKEQRVSNLLQSIFVGASVFGMAVIKKIPTSVLWGYFAYMAIDSLPGNQFWERILLLFVTPSRWHKLLKGDHASYVETVPYRYIVLFTLFQCVYFLVCFGVTWIPIAGILFPLPFFFLITLRQHILPKLFKPHHLRELDAAEYEEIVAAPGLTFNRSSREVESPRVGSVEIVNAEILDELTTNRGELKVRNVSFSEERNRQVHPDETGSPDPTC, translated from the exons A TGGTGGTTGCAGACATGGAAAGCTTAAAAACACCTTTTAAGGGTGTTATAAAGGATCTTCAAGGAAGAGCTTTGTTTTATAAAGATGATTGGACAACTGGTCTCTACTCAGGAACTAG AATATTGGCCCCAACTACCTATATTTTCTTTGCTTCTGCTCTTCCGGTTATTGCTTTTGGCGAGCAGCTAAGTAGAGAtacag ATGGAAGCTTGAGCACTGTAGAAACGCTGGCTTCTACAGCTATTTGTGGAATCATACACTCAATTTTGGGTGGCCAACCTCTCTTAATTGTAGGAGTTGCTGAGCCCACTATCATTATGTACACCTATTTGTACAACTTCGCCAAAGATAAGGGTTCCTTGGGACGAGAACTCTTTTTAGCTTGGGCAGGATG GGTTTGTGTATGGACTGCTCTCTTGTTGTTTCTTCTAGCAATATTCAATGCTGGAAATATCATCAACAGATTTACAAGGATCGCGGGTGAGCTTTTTGGCATGTTGATCACAGTCTTGTTCATTCAAGAGGCTATAAAG GGAATTGTAAGTGAGTTTAATGTTCCTAAAGAGGGAGACCCAACATCGAAAAAGTACCATTTTGATTGGCTGTATGCAAATGGGTTGATGGGAATTATATTCTCCTTTGGCCTTCTCTATACGTCTTTAAAGAGTAGAAGAGCAAGATCATGGTTATATGGCACAG GGTGGTTTAGAAGTTTCGTTGCAGACTATGGAGTACCTTTCATGGTGGTGGTGTGGACAGCACTATCATTCATAGTACCAAGTAAAGTGCCTTCTGGAGTTCCCAGAAGGCTCACCTCTCCTCTTGTTTGGGAGTCTACATCTTTACATCATTGGACAGTAATCAAA GATATGGGGAAGGTTTCTCCGTCATATATTTTTGCTGCTTTTATTCCCGCTATAATGATAGCAGGGCTTTACTTCTTTGACCATAGTGTTGCTTCCCAAATGTCACAACAGAAGGAATTCAATCTCAAGAAACCTTCTGCATACCACTATGACATATTGTTGCTAGGACTAACG aCTTTGCTTTGTGGATTAATTGGCTTACCTCCTTCAAATGGAGTTCTTCCTCAATCTCCAATGCACACCAAGAGCCTGGCTGTTCTCAAGAAACAG ATGATACGAAGAAAGATGGTTAAAAGTGCCaaggaaagcataaatcttaaagCTAGCAATTCTGAAATTTATGGAAAGATGCAAGCAGTGTTTATAGAAATGGATAACTGTCCAGAT AATCATTTAGTGGTCAAAGAACTAGAGGATTTGAAAGAGGTTGTCTTAAACGGTGAAGACAAAGGACATGACAACAAGAGTAACTTTGATCCTGAAAAACACATTGATGCATATTTGCCTGTCAGAGTAAAGGAGCAGAGAGTGAGCAATCTCTTACAATCAATCTTTGTTGGAGCATCAGTCTTTGGCATGGCTGTCATAAAAAAGATACCAACTTCAGTTCTGTGGGGATATTTTGCGTACATGGCCATTGATAGTCTTCCAGGAAATCAATTTTGGGAAAGGATCTTACTCCTTTTTGTAACACCCAGTAGGTGGCACAA GTTGTTGAAGGGGGATCATGCTTCCTATGTCGAGACAGTACCTTACAGATACATAGTATTGTTCACACTCTTCCAATGTGTGTATTTCTTGGTTTGTTTTGGAGTGACATGGATTCCCATAGCTGGAATACTGTTCCCTTTGCCTTTCTTTTTCCTGATCACATTGAGGCAGCATATACTCCCCAAGCTGTTCAAGCCTCACCATCTTAGGGAACTGGATGCAGCTGAATACGAAGAAATAGTTGCTGCTCCAGGACTAACTTTCAATAGGTCTTCCAGG GAGGTAGAATCACCCAGAGTTGGATCAGTGGAAATAGTTAATGCTGAAATATTAGATGAGTTAACTACAAATAGAGGGGAGTTGAAGGTTAGAAATGTCAGCTTTAGTGAGGAAAGAAATCGCCAG GTGCACCCTGATGAAACAGGATCTCCAGACCCAACTTGTTAG